The proteins below come from a single Eubacterium limosum genomic window:
- the kdpB gene encoding potassium-transporting ATPase subunit KdpB, with the protein MKKKSMFNKDIMKDSLVQSLKKLTPRVQIKNPVMFVVYLGAILTSVLFVLSLFGISDAQSSYTLTIAVILWLTVLFANFAEALAEGRGRAQAESLRSSRKDVMARKLKTADVNADYIEVRASELKKDDIFMVKAGEQIPMDGEVIIGAASVDESAITGESAPVIRESGGDRSAVTGGTSLASDWLVVRVTAEAGETFLDKMIAMVEGASRKKTPNEVALQILLVTLTIIFLAITITLFPFSGFAAAQSGQGEAVSITNLVALLVCLAPTTIGALLSCIGIAGMSRLNQANVLAMSGRAIEAAGDVDVLLLDKTGTITLGNRQASEFLPVKGVSEEELADAAQLASLADETPEGRSIVILAKEKFNIRGRDMEKLNADFVGFTAKTRMSGINYNNNVIRKGAADAIKEYVMVKGYPYPDECEKIVENVANQGGTPLVVAKNGQVMGVVHLKDIIKNGVKERFDDLRKMGIKTIMITGDNPMTAAAIAAEAGVDDFLAEATPETKLDLIKDYQSRGYLVAMTGDGTNDAPALAQADVAVAMNTGTQAAKEAGNMVDLDSSPTKLIEVVQIGKQLLMTRGSLTTFSIANDVAKYFAIIPVLFFAIYPQLSALNFMGLTSGTSAMLSAIIYNALIIVALIPLALRGVKYQEQPAGKLLRRNMLVYGLGGLIAPFIAIKLIDMILTVFGLV; encoded by the coding sequence ATGAAGAAAAAAAGTATGTTTAACAAAGACATTATGAAGGACTCGCTCGTTCAGTCTTTAAAAAAATTAACACCGCGCGTGCAGATCAAAAACCCTGTCATGTTTGTGGTATACCTCGGAGCCATACTCACATCCGTTTTATTTGTTCTGTCGCTCTTTGGTATCAGTGATGCCCAGAGCAGCTATACACTGACCATCGCTGTCATTCTCTGGCTGACGGTTCTTTTTGCCAATTTTGCTGAAGCGCTGGCGGAGGGAAGAGGGCGCGCTCAGGCAGAAAGCCTGAGGAGCAGCCGGAAGGATGTAATGGCGAGAAAACTGAAAACAGCAGATGTTAACGCCGATTATATAGAAGTCAGGGCTTCTGAACTAAAAAAAGACGATATTTTCATGGTAAAAGCCGGAGAACAGATTCCGATGGATGGTGAGGTTATTATCGGAGCGGCGTCGGTCGACGAGAGTGCCATTACCGGAGAATCGGCGCCGGTAATCCGCGAATCGGGCGGAGACAGAAGCGCTGTAACCGGCGGCACCTCGCTGGCGTCGGACTGGCTGGTGGTTCGTGTAACAGCCGAAGCGGGTGAAACCTTTCTGGACAAAATGATCGCCATGGTAGAAGGTGCTTCCAGAAAGAAAACACCCAATGAGGTTGCCCTTCAGATTTTGCTGGTAACCTTGACCATTATATTTTTGGCCATTACGATTACGCTGTTCCCATTTTCAGGATTTGCCGCGGCGCAGAGCGGGCAGGGCGAAGCGGTTTCAATCACCAATCTTGTCGCCTTACTGGTCTGCCTGGCGCCAACCACCATCGGCGCGCTGCTTTCCTGTATTGGGATTGCAGGTATGAGCCGTTTAAACCAGGCTAACGTACTGGCAATGAGCGGACGCGCCATTGAAGCCGCAGGCGATGTGGATGTTCTACTTTTGGATAAAACGGGTACCATCACCCTCGGAAACCGTCAGGCCAGTGAATTTTTACCGGTAAAAGGCGTAAGCGAGGAAGAATTGGCCGATGCGGCACAGCTGGCTTCTCTGGCCGACGAAACGCCCGAGGGACGCAGTATTGTGATTCTGGCCAAGGAGAAATTCAATATCCGGGGACGGGATATGGAAAAGCTCAACGCGGATTTTGTGGGGTTTACAGCCAAAACCCGCATGAGTGGGATCAATTATAATAATAATGTTATCCGGAAAGGCGCGGCAGACGCCATAAAAGAGTATGTGATGGTAAAGGGCTATCCATATCCGGATGAATGTGAAAAGATTGTTGAAAATGTTGCGAACCAGGGCGGTACGCCCTTGGTAGTGGCTAAAAACGGACAGGTAATGGGTGTTGTCCACCTGAAGGATATTATAAAAAACGGCGTTAAGGAACGGTTTGATGATTTGAGAAAAATGGGTATTAAAACCATTATGATCACCGGTGATAATCCTATGACGGCCGCGGCCATTGCGGCTGAAGCGGGCGTAGATGATTTTCTGGCAGAGGCCACACCGGAAACCAAGCTTGATTTAATCAAGGATTACCAGTCCAGGGGCTATCTGGTTGCCATGACCGGTGACGGCACCAACGACGCCCCGGCACTTGCCCAGGCGGATGTAGCTGTTGCCATGAATACTGGTACACAGGCTGCCAAGGAGGCTGGGAATATGGTGGACCTGGATTCCAGCCCCACCAAACTGATTGAAGTCGTGCAGATAGGAAAACAGCTGCTGATGACCCGGGGGTCATTGACGACCTTCAGCATCGCCAACGATGTGGCCAAATACTTTGCCATTATCCCGGTTCTGTTCTTTGCCATTTATCCCCAGCTTTCAGCCTTGAATTTTATGGGGCTGACCAGTGGTACCAGCGCCATGCTTTCGGCCATCATTTATAATGCGCTGATCATAGTCGCATTGATCCCGCTGGCTTTAAGAGGGGTTAAATATCAGGAACAGCCGGCAGGAAAGCTCCTGCGCCGCAATATGCTGGTCTATGGGCTGGGAGGACTTATCGCGCCCTTTATAGCCATCAAGCTGATTGATATGATCCTGACCGTTTTCGGTTTAGTGTGA
- a CDS encoding FAD:protein FMN transferase — translation MERKYIKAAGLLMALCVTVVSLAGCGKEKVATRTDFALDTVITIAAYGQSDEGILKEPFNRIRELDSKLNAFSEDSEISKINAAAGQQPVVVSEDTFNAVKKGLEYSEKTVGSFDITIGPLVDLWKIEAPGEGVVPEQSAIDAAKSLVDYRKVVLDEAAHSVFLEEPGMKINLGAIAKGYTGDAVKAVLQSEGVERAIINLGGNVVLIGGKSNREPFTVSLENPEDPLSNGSISDASTLGVLRERDNSIVTSGDYERYFIGPDGKRYHHILDPKTGYPAESGLHQVTVITDTSADADALSTAFFVMGLDQAMTYVRETEGIEAVFVTTDNRIVATKGMKDTFVFDERNNGDQYTLEFTEP, via the coding sequence ATGGAGAGGAAATACATTAAAGCGGCCGGTCTGCTGATGGCTTTGTGCGTGACGGTTGTGAGCCTGGCAGGGTGCGGAAAGGAAAAGGTGGCAACCCGTACGGATTTTGCGCTGGATACAGTGATCACCATCGCGGCCTATGGACAGTCGGATGAAGGCATTCTAAAGGAACCTTTTAACCGGATACGCGAGCTTGACAGCAAGCTCAACGCTTTTTCAGAGGACAGTGAGATTTCTAAAATTAATGCTGCCGCCGGCCAGCAGCCTGTGGTGGTGTCGGAGGATACCTTTAATGCTGTAAAAAAAGGGCTTGAGTACAGCGAAAAGACAGTTGGATCCTTTGACATCACCATTGGCCCGCTCGTGGATTTATGGAAAATTGAAGCGCCGGGAGAAGGTGTTGTGCCTGAGCAGTCCGCTATTGACGCGGCCAAATCCCTTGTGGATTACCGAAAGGTGGTGCTGGATGAAGCAGCACATTCAGTGTTTTTGGAAGAACCGGGAATGAAGATTAACCTTGGGGCCATCGCAAAAGGGTATACCGGCGATGCGGTAAAGGCGGTCCTGCAATCGGAGGGCGTAGAACGAGCCATTATTAATCTCGGCGGCAATGTGGTGCTGATCGGCGGGAAGTCAAACCGAGAGCCCTTTACAGTGAGCTTGGAGAACCCTGAAGACCCCTTGAGCAACGGCAGCATCAGTGATGCGTCGACCCTTGGTGTTTTAAGAGAGAGGGATAATTCCATTGTTACCTCAGGAGATTATGAGCGCTACTTTATCGGGCCGGACGGTAAAAGATATCACCATATTCTGGACCCTAAAACAGGCTATCCTGCGGAGTCAGGCCTGCACCAGGTCACAGTGATAACAGATACATCGGCCGATGCCGATGCGCTGTCAACCGCTTTCTTTGTGATGGGGCTGGATCAGGCCATGACCTATGTCCGTGAAACGGAGGGAATTGAGGCTGTTTTTGTGACAACAGACAACCGTATCGTGGCGACAAAAGGGATGAAGGATACCTTTGTCTTTGATGAGCGGAACAATGGTGACCAGTATACACTGGAATTTACAGAACCTTGA
- the kdpA gene encoding potassium-transporting ATPase subunit KdpA: protein MNSAIIQDIIFLVAVIGLGVPIGKLTYKIMEGGKIKFLGFLRPVELCVYKAMGVDENRGMSGRQYAIAALLFSLFGLIFLIALLMCQGFLPFNPEGLPGLSWDLAYNTAASFVSNTNWQAYSGETTLSYLSQFLGLTVQNFVSAATGIAVLFALIRGFILKKSKTVGNFWCDLVRTVLYLLLPLSLIVAIILMSQGVVQTLAPYAQAAFLEGGGSQIVPLGPAASQIAIKQLGTNGGGFFGVNSAFPLENPTAISNFVECWAIIVIPAALCFTFGKAVKDTKQGRSILIAMTLVFIVALTLTTMSEYNLGPQFNNVEASASIEGKEVRFGAGGSALWGVTTTAASNGSVNSMHDSFTPLGGMFLMFMMQLGEIIFGGVGSGLYAMLAFAILAIFIAGLMVGRTPEYLGKKIEPYDMKMTCIIILVPPLLILGGTAIATMMPQVSDWLTNSGAHGFSEILYAYTSGGANNGSAFAGYAANNVFNNVMIGSEMLIVRFVPMAAVICLGANLASKKAVPKSDGTLSTTGPMFVGLLIGVFLIIGALSFLPALALGPIADYFTML, encoded by the coding sequence ATGAACAGCGCGATCATTCAGGATATTATCTTTCTCGTCGCTGTTATAGGGCTTGGGGTTCCCATAGGAAAACTGACCTATAAAATTATGGAAGGCGGAAAAATAAAATTTTTAGGTTTTTTAAGACCGGTGGAGCTTTGCGTATACAAAGCAATGGGTGTTGACGAAAACAGAGGAATGAGCGGCAGACAATACGCCATTGCCGCCCTCCTGTTCAGCCTCTTTGGTTTGATCTTTTTAATCGCGCTGCTGATGTGCCAGGGCTTTCTTCCTTTTAACCCCGAAGGATTGCCAGGATTGAGCTGGGATCTGGCATATAACACGGCGGCGAGCTTTGTGAGCAATACGAACTGGCAGGCGTACAGTGGCGAGACAACACTTTCCTACCTGTCACAGTTTCTTGGGCTAACGGTTCAGAATTTTGTATCTGCGGCAACTGGGATTGCAGTTTTGTTTGCCTTGATCAGAGGCTTCATTCTCAAAAAATCAAAAACGGTCGGAAATTTCTGGTGTGACCTGGTAAGGACAGTTCTGTATTTATTGCTGCCATTATCTCTGATCGTTGCCATTATTCTGATGTCCCAGGGCGTTGTGCAGACATTGGCGCCATACGCTCAGGCAGCGTTTTTGGAGGGAGGCGGTTCTCAAATAGTTCCTCTGGGACCGGCAGCCAGTCAAATTGCCATTAAACAGCTGGGAACAAACGGCGGCGGTTTCTTTGGTGTTAACTCAGCCTTCCCGCTGGAAAACCCAACAGCCATTTCCAATTTTGTGGAATGCTGGGCGATCATTGTCATTCCGGCGGCTTTATGTTTTACTTTTGGAAAAGCCGTAAAGGACACCAAACAGGGGCGGAGTATTCTAATCGCCATGACGCTGGTGTTTATTGTGGCCTTAACATTGACTACCATGAGTGAATATAATCTTGGGCCGCAGTTTAATAATGTAGAAGCTTCCGCCAGTATTGAGGGGAAAGAGGTTCGGTTTGGAGCGGGCGGTTCAGCGCTTTGGGGTGTAACCACCACAGCGGCTTCCAATGGATCGGTGAACTCAATGCACGACAGTTTTACGCCGTTGGGCGGCATGTTTCTTATGTTTATGATGCAGCTGGGGGAAATTATTTTCGGTGGCGTCGGTTCAGGACTTTACGCAATGCTGGCCTTTGCGATCCTTGCGATTTTTATCGCCGGGCTGATGGTTGGGCGCACACCGGAATACCTTGGCAAAAAAATAGAGCCCTATGACATGAAAATGACCTGTATTATCATTCTGGTTCCGCCGCTGCTCATACTGGGCGGTACGGCCATTGCCACCATGATGCCGCAGGTCTCTGACTGGCTGACGAACAGTGGGGCACATGGATTTTCGGAAATCCTTTATGCCTACACCTCCGGCGGAGCCAACAACGGGAGTGCCTTCGCGGGCTACGCGGCCAATAACGTGTTTAACAATGTGATGATCGGCTCAGAAATGCTGATTGTACGTTTTGTTCCGATGGCTGCGGTTATTTGCCTTGGCGCAAATCTGGCGTCGAAGAAAGCAGTGCCCAAAAGCGACGGCACACTCAGTACCACAGGCCCTATGTTTGTGGGACTGCTGATCGGTGTTTTTCTAATCATCGGTGCGCTCAGCTTCTTACCAGCACTAGCTCTTGGCCCAATTGCGGATTACTTTACCATGCTATGA
- the kdpF gene encoding K(+)-transporting ATPase subunit F: MEIITIITGVLGLGLMGYLFYVLFRGENL, translated from the coding sequence ATGGAAATTATAACGATCATCACAGGTGTTCTCGGATTAGGATTAATGGGATATCTGTTTTATGTCTTATTCAGAGGTGAAAATTTATGA